Proteins from one uncultured Cohaesibacter sp. genomic window:
- a CDS encoding protein phosphatase CheZ — MALATKPFRIEQVLGDAVTPRSIAANSSLSSEQHQQIMDELAALKKLVEPAQELNSNLVETFRSELSEAVKIKQEMDEIYEAIAETKREIATLHVNGLHSAEMNRVTDELDAIVFGTEQATEQILEAAEVIDANSTKLSKTLTGEEDQWTHEIQDAVIAVFEACNFQDLTGQRITKVVNVLRFIEERIVSMMEIWGGIEQFQEIEVDNPLEKTGDAALLNGPALANEDGVASQDDIDALFD, encoded by the coding sequence ATGGCGCTGGCTACGAAACCATTTCGGATTGAACAGGTCTTGGGCGACGCAGTGACTCCCAGATCCATTGCAGCGAACAGCTCCCTTTCGAGCGAACAGCATCAGCAGATCATGGACGAGCTTGCTGCCCTGAAAAAGCTTGTAGAACCTGCTCAGGAATTGAATAGCAATCTGGTTGAGACCTTCCGCTCCGAATTGAGCGAAGCGGTCAAAATCAAGCAGGAAATGGACGAGATCTACGAGGCGATCGCCGAAACCAAGCGCGAAATCGCCACCCTGCATGTGAATGGTCTGCATTCTGCTGAAATGAACAGGGTAACCGATGAGCTCGACGCCATCGTGTTTGGAACCGAGCAGGCGACCGAGCAGATCCTGGAGGCAGCCGAAGTCATTGACGCGAATTCCACCAAGCTTTCCAAGACCCTGACGGGTGAAGAAGACCAGTGGACCCACGAAATTCAGGATGCAGTCATCGCGGTGTTCGAAGCCTGTAACTTCCAGGATTTGACCGGCCAGCGTATCACCAAAGTGGTCAATGTGTTGCGTTTCATCGAGGAACGCATCGTGTCCATGATGGAAATCTGGGGTGGCATCGAGCAGTTTCAGGAAATCGAAGTGGACAATCCGCTGGAGAAAACCGGCGATGCGGCTCTTCTCAATGGGCCAGCTCTGGCCAACGAAGATGGCGTTGCCAGCCAGGACGACATCGACGCCTTGTTCGACTAG
- a CDS encoding L,D-transpeptidase, producing the protein MQMKHLILTACTVALGLGGLAQPVSASSVRYAPPPPVMLSPDQIQPWVMQLRPGRMSARPVDARPRMNRIASKPARPTYEASRKVAAKRTRGIDPRFLPTVVDYQGPEKPGTIIINTNERYLYLVNRDGTARRYGVGVGRPGFEWAGTHKVSRKAEWPGWTPPAEMRARQPGLPKYMEGGPRNPLGARALYLGSTLYRIHGSNEPWSIGHAVSSGCIRMRNEDVMDLYERVPVGTSVKVL; encoded by the coding sequence CTGCAAATGAAGCACCTGATTCTTACAGCTTGCACCGTTGCTCTTGGCCTTGGCGGCCTTGCTCAGCCGGTCTCCGCCAGTTCGGTGCGGTATGCCCCTCCTCCTCCAGTCATGTTGAGCCCGGATCAAATCCAGCCATGGGTGATGCAGCTGCGTCCCGGACGCATGAGCGCCCGCCCGGTGGATGCGCGCCCACGCATGAACCGCATCGCTTCCAAACCGGCTCGCCCGACCTATGAAGCATCGCGCAAAGTGGCGGCCAAACGCACCCGCGGCATAGATCCTCGCTTCCTGCCGACGGTGGTTGATTATCAGGGCCCGGAAAAACCGGGTACCATCATCATCAACACCAATGAACGCTATCTGTATCTGGTAAACAGGGATGGCACAGCGCGCCGCTATGGCGTTGGTGTTGGACGCCCCGGCTTTGAATGGGCCGGTACACACAAGGTTTCGCGCAAGGCTGAATGGCCCGGTTGGACTCCGCCAGCCGAAATGCGTGCACGTCAGCCCGGTTTGCCCAAATATATGGAAGGCGGCCCGCGCAATCCACTCGGCGCCCGCGCGCTGTACCTCGGCTCGACGCTTTACAGAATTCATGGCTCCAACGAGCCATGGTCCATTGGTCATGCGGTCAGCTCCGGCTGTATCCGTATGCGCAATGAAGATGTCATGGATCTTTACGAACGAGTGCCGGTCGGTACATCGGTAAAGGTCCTTTAA
- a CDS encoding PLP-dependent aminotransferase family protein produces MKQPLSWQPDITGLEGPLYIALSDIMARDIADGRLAEGTRLPPQRALAWALGVTHGTITRVYERAEKMGLVKGEIGRGTFVAPLNRPTSPLMPEDEVLSELDLAHNFPLSHLDPDLGAAFEALARQTGIARVLNYTPIEGLVRHREAGRDLFSYYNIDAPVDRILLTSGAQHALQVLLQGIFKDGDMLALEALSYPGLINAAPRLGVRLAPIGADAEGMSADQLDALCKRRPVAGLFIGPNVHNPSGRPTSSKRLDELADCARRHDLWVIEDDPYCPVLSAPNQSMWNRVPERTCIVASASKILGGGLRTGFICAPQPVRSSLLRVITDISSMSSPIGAELVRHWIDSGEIEKNRLRKQAALAERHAIARTIFAGKIELYPDRFSGWLHLREDQNPAVFELEAGRRGMSVLGAHHFVVGSSPVPSAVRLALGAIPSLAQYEKALRLLEDFRQEREAAPHAASPADLYT; encoded by the coding sequence ATGAAACAGCCCCTCTCTTGGCAACCGGACATCACTGGTCTGGAAGGCCCTCTTTATATTGCCCTCTCGGACATCATGGCGCGGGACATTGCAGATGGACGCCTCGCCGAAGGCACGCGCCTGCCTCCCCAGCGCGCACTGGCATGGGCTCTTGGCGTAACCCATGGCACTATCACCCGTGTCTATGAGCGCGCCGAGAAGATGGGGCTCGTGAAGGGAGAAATCGGGCGGGGAACCTTTGTTGCGCCACTAAACCGCCCCACCTCGCCGCTCATGCCAGAAGATGAAGTGCTTTCAGAGCTGGATCTCGCTCATAATTTCCCTCTCTCCCATCTGGACCCGGATTTGGGAGCAGCCTTCGAGGCGCTCGCCCGGCAGACGGGAATCGCACGTGTGCTCAATTACACACCGATCGAGGGGCTCGTGCGCCATAGGGAGGCCGGACGGGATCTGTTTTCCTATTACAATATCGACGCGCCCGTTGATCGCATTCTGTTGACCTCGGGGGCACAGCATGCCTTGCAGGTATTGCTGCAAGGCATCTTCAAGGATGGTGACATGCTGGCGCTGGAAGCCCTGAGCTATCCCGGCCTGATCAATGCCGCACCGCGCCTTGGTGTTCGTCTGGCTCCCATTGGGGCAGATGCGGAAGGCATGAGCGCAGACCAACTTGACGCGCTTTGCAAGCGACGACCGGTGGCAGGTCTCTTCATCGGCCCCAACGTGCATAATCCCAGTGGGCGACCGACTTCTTCCAAGCGGCTTGACGAATTGGCCGATTGCGCCCGGCGACATGATCTCTGGGTGATCGAGGACGACCCTTACTGCCCCGTTCTTTCTGCTCCCAATCAGTCCATGTGGAACCGGGTGCCAGAGCGGACCTGCATCGTAGCGTCAGCCTCCAAGATTCTCGGCGGAGGCCTGCGCACCGGCTTCATCTGTGCGCCGCAACCGGTACGCTCCTCGCTGCTGCGCGTCATTACAGACATTAGCTCCATGTCCTCGCCGATTGGGGCGGAACTGGTGCGGCACTGGATCGATAGTGGAGAAATAGAAAAGAACCGGCTACGCAAACAGGCGGCTCTGGCCGAGCGCCACGCCATTGCGAGGACCATATTCGCAGGAAAAATTGAGCTTTATCCGGATCGCTTCAGCGGATGGCTTCATCTGCGAGAAGATCAGAATCCAGCGGTCTTTGAACTGGAAGCGGGCAGACGCGGCATGTCGGTATTGGGGGCGCATCACTTTGTCGTCGGCTCCAGTCCGGTACCTTCGGCTGTGCGTCTTGCTCTGGGCGCGATTCCCTCTCTAGCGCAATATGAGAAGGCCTTACGGCTGTTAGAGGATTTCAGGCAAGAGCGGGAAGCAGCACCCCATGCGGCCTCACCAGCAGACCTTTACACCTAA
- a CDS encoding DUF2927 domain-containing protein, whose amino-acid sequence MQKQSNKLLTKASISCRFMAQLRFLVVVSVLLTGACLMTMPAHAARYDDDEVAQGFYKTVFGAEIKALSWGGQSKRVKKYVAPVKVWIDNRAKLNRLRTVRRFIKSLPISIPGLQVRMANNRKDANFHIYVVDSEDYVRTVQDEVYNDRSMEVPGQCIVRVLSRRSGILRSDAVIVSDQGRSVFHRCMVEEILQGLGPVNDDKSLVHSVFNDESSFDYFTPYDRLILNMLYSPHLRPGMTLKQVKPLTPDLLHYARRVTGLR is encoded by the coding sequence ATGCAGAAACAAAGCAACAAGTTACTGACCAAAGCCAGCATCTCCTGCAGGTTCATGGCACAGCTGCGCTTTCTCGTCGTCGTCTCTGTGCTTCTCACCGGGGCCTGCCTGATGACCATGCCTGCCCATGCTGCTCGCTATGATGATGATGAAGTGGCGCAAGGCTTTTACAAGACCGTGTTTGGCGCCGAGATAAAGGCGCTCAGTTGGGGCGGACAGTCAAAGCGGGTCAAAAAATATGTGGCGCCGGTCAAGGTCTGGATCGACAACCGCGCCAAACTCAACCGCCTCAGAACTGTGCGCCGCTTTATCAAAAGCCTGCCCATCAGCATTCCCGGCCTTCAGGTGCGCATGGCCAATAATCGCAAAGATGCCAATTTTCATATCTATGTGGTCGATTCTGAAGACTATGTGCGAACCGTGCAGGATGAAGTCTATAATGATCGCAGTATGGAAGTTCCCGGCCAGTGCATCGTGCGGGTTCTGTCACGCCGTTCGGGCATTCTACGCTCGGATGCCGTAATCGTCTCCGATCAGGGCCGCTCGGTTTTTCATCGCTGCATGGTAGAGGAGATCCTGCAGGGGCTGGGTCCGGTCAATGATGACAAAAGCCTTGTTCATTCGGTGTTCAATGACGAAAGCAGCTTCGACTATTTCACGCCGTATGACCGTTTGATCCTCAATATGCTTTATAGCCCGCATTTGCGTCCGGGCATGACGCTCAAACAGGTCAAACCCTTGACCCCTGACCTGTTGCACTATGCCCGCAGGGTAACGGGTCTGCGCTAG
- a CDS encoding DNA-3-methyladenine glycosylase I, whose product MTDDKPDFEPVEGLLVGEDGKARCWWHGGKPDYLDYHDKEWGRPVRDDRTLFEKICLEGFQSGLSWYTILRKRENFRAAFANFEIDKVAAFTEADIERCLADAGIVRHRKKIESTINNARRARDLQSEFGSLAAYFWAHEPGPAERPERCNFAALGPLGKTDASTRISKDLKKRGWSFVGPTTVYAFMQAMGLVNDHLEGCCCRDEVEALRAAFVRPHGE is encoded by the coding sequence ATGACTGACGACAAGCCCGATTTCGAGCCCGTGGAAGGCCTTTTGGTCGGGGAAGATGGCAAGGCTCGTTGCTGGTGGCATGGGGGCAAGCCTGACTATCTGGACTATCACGACAAGGAATGGGGACGACCTGTCAGGGATGACAGGACACTATTCGAGAAGATCTGCCTTGAAGGTTTCCAGTCTGGCCTCAGTTGGTACACCATCCTGAGAAAGCGCGAGAATTTTCGCGCCGCATTCGCCAATTTCGAGATAGACAAGGTGGCTGCCTTTACCGAAGCGGACATTGAACGCTGTCTGGCCGATGCAGGCATCGTACGTCATCGCAAGAAGATCGAGAGCACCATCAACAATGCCAGAAGGGCGCGAGACTTGCAGTCCGAATTCGGGTCTCTGGCAGCCTATTTCTGGGCCCATGAACCGGGGCCAGCAGAGCGTCCCGAGCGGTGCAATTTTGCCGCCTTGGGCCCCTTGGGCAAGACAGATGCGTCAACGCGCATTTCCAAGGATCTCAAAAAGCGAGGCTGGTCCTTTGTTGGCCCGACCACCGTCTATGCATTCATGCAGGCCATGGGGCTGGTTAACGATCATCTTGAGGGTTGCTGTTGTCGCGATGAAGTGGAGGCGTTGCGGGCGGCTTTCGTGCGTCCACACGGGGAGTGA
- a CDS encoding LysE family translocator, with amino-acid sequence MADWSTLMAFAVFVCVMSGTPGPGNLTFMALGAKAGFGAVVRPLCGAILGAAILGLCVALGLGALLMQEGWIANIFRGLSMGYMLYLAWRIMTMHKADKKDAAHLSFAEGILIHPLSPKTWAMYSIAFSLYFNPTGSLLDETAILIGGFAMGGLVFHSLWGFMGAKVMQFLGDGRKYQLFTATMAVLMVGTTAWSLWAKTGAS; translated from the coding sequence ATGGCTGATTGGTCGACATTGATGGCGTTCGCCGTGTTTGTATGCGTCATGTCCGGAACGCCGGGGCCGGGCAATCTGACATTCATGGCGCTGGGGGCAAAAGCTGGCTTTGGTGCGGTGGTCCGCCCCTTGTGCGGAGCCATATTGGGCGCAGCTATACTGGGGCTTTGCGTCGCTTTGGGCCTGGGCGCCCTGCTGATGCAGGAGGGTTGGATTGCGAATATCTTCCGCGGCTTGAGTATGGGCTATATGCTCTATCTGGCATGGCGCATCATGACGATGCACAAGGCGGACAAGAAGGACGCGGCGCATCTGTCTTTTGCGGAAGGCATTCTGATCCATCCGCTCAGCCCCAAAACATGGGCCATGTATAGCATCGCCTTTTCGCTCTATTTCAACCCTACCGGATCATTGCTCGATGAAACCGCAATTCTCATCGGTGGCTTTGCCATGGGAGGGCTGGTCTTCCATTCGCTCTGGGGCTTCATGGGAGCAAAGGTCATGCAGTTTCTGGGGGACGGGCGCAAATACCAGCTCTTCACCGCCACTATGGCTGTGCTGATGGTGGGCACCACGGCCTGGTCGCTCTGGGCCAAGACCGGTGCCTCATGA